In Deltaproteobacteria bacterium, a single window of DNA contains:
- a CDS encoding AAA family ATPase yields MHRVLEHIFYEVRKPRITWGDIGGFSRQKDILKEMVCFVLANGEDLERMGIEPPSGVLMWGPLGTGITMLAEAAAAEAGVSYVYVSGQEMLGKADRMEEAFEVARYEAPSVLFISDVEWLCPREGADYSWGDGNLRGIPPTFATLELTEKFISLVDEICGVREVRLLGSCYRVDTVDQAVIKEKKRFNRKIFIPPPGERDRLEILHIYAGRMPLAGDVDLRVLARDTSGYVGWDIESLCRMAGKNAIARGSHEVTGEDFRKGMGEITPWLTEDMVEKYHDIYRKDCPHHYHF; encoded by the coding sequence GTGCATCGGGTACTGGAACATATCTTCTACGAGGTGAGGAAGCCGAGAATTACCTGGGGTGACATCGGCGGGTTCTCCCGGCAGAAAGATATCCTGAAGGAGATGGTGTGCTTCGTCCTTGCAAACGGGGAGGACCTGGAACGCATGGGGATAGAGCCACCTTCGGGCGTGTTGATGTGGGGCCCCCTCGGAACGGGCATCACGATGCTTGCAGAAGCAGCCGCTGCGGAGGCGGGGGTGAGCTACGTCTACGTATCGGGCCAGGAGATGCTCGGAAAAGCGGACAGGATGGAAGAGGCCTTCGAGGTGGCCCGGTACGAGGCGCCGTCGGTCCTTTTCATATCCGACGTCGAGTGGCTGTGCCCGAGGGAGGGTGCCGATTATTCCTGGGGAGATGGAAACCTCAGGGGGATCCCCCCGACCTTTGCCACGCTGGAGCTGACGGAGAAGTTTATCTCCCTGGTCGATGAAATCTGCGGGGTGCGGGAGGTGCGGCTGCTCGGTTCCTGCTACCGGGTGGACACGGTCGATCAGGCGGTGATCAAGGAGAAGAAGAGGTTCAACAGGAAGATATTCATCCCGCCCCCGGGCGAACGGGACAGGCTCGAGATCCTGCATATATACGCGGGAAGGATGCCCCTGGCCGGCGACGTGGATCTTCGCGTTCTCGCCCGTGATACCTCCGGATACGTCGGCTGGGATATCGAGAGCCTCTGCAGGATGGCCGGGAAAAACGCGATTGCAAGAGGGAGCCACGAGGTTACCGGGGAAGATTTCAGGAAGGGCATGGGGGAGATCACCCCGTGGCTCACGGAGGATATGGTTGAGAAATACCACGATATCTACCGGAAGGACTGCCCCCATCATTACCACTTTTAG
- a CDS encoding DUF362 domain-containing protein, protein MCQRRVSRRELVSLGVRTAGSLLIAGSIPAALARAGTSGRVPVAVATSTDVEAALKGALEAVGGMKRYVAKGDIVLVKPNIGWDRVPDQAANTDPELVISLIRQVLEAGAKEVRIFDRTCNEPRRCYINSGIEPSVREFAKKEGVADRVNIYHVERRKFVRVEIQNAEVLKRWPLYRDALEVDKMINVPVAKHHSLSGYTLSLKNLMGVMGGNRGQIHWRLSSALADLNGFLKTHLAVIDGTKILLRNGPSGGNVNDVEKRDTLIVSPNPVAADAVAASVLFSADAASIAHIREASSRGLGPIEKGNINIIQS, encoded by the coding sequence ATGTGCCAGAGACGCGTATCGAGAAGGGAGCTGGTATCGCTCGGCGTCAGGACAGCCGGTTCTCTTCTGATTGCCGGGTCCATCCCCGCAGCACTTGCCCGTGCCGGAACCTCGGGAAGGGTTCCCGTGGCCGTGGCCACGAGCACAGACGTAGAGGCTGCGCTGAAGGGGGCCCTCGAGGCGGTAGGGGGGATGAAGAGATACGTGGCGAAGGGCGACATCGTCCTCGTCAAGCCGAACATCGGATGGGACAGGGTACCCGACCAGGCGGCGAACACCGACCCTGAGCTGGTGATCTCGCTCATCCGTCAGGTTCTCGAGGCGGGGGCGAAAGAGGTGCGGATATTCGATCGCACCTGCAACGAGCCGAGAAGGTGCTACATCAACAGCGGAATAGAGCCCTCGGTGAGGGAGTTTGCAAAAAAAGAGGGCGTGGCCGACCGTGTGAATATCTACCACGTGGAGAGGCGGAAGTTTGTCCGGGTCGAGATACAGAACGCGGAGGTGCTGAAGAGGTGGCCCCTCTACCGCGATGCCCTCGAGGTGGATAAAATGATAAACGTCCCCGTGGCGAAGCACCACTCCCTTTCCGGGTACACCCTCTCCCTGAAAAACCTGATGGGGGTCATGGGGGGAAACCGGGGGCAGATTCACTGGAGGTTGTCATCGGCCCTGGCTGACCTGAACGGTTTCCTGAAGACGCACCTGGCGGTTATTGATGGCACGAAGATACTGCTTCGAAACGGGCCCTCCGGCGGCAACGTGAATGACGTGGAGAAAAGAGACACGCTCATCGTCTCGCCGAACCCCGTAGCGGCGGATGCGGTTGCCGCCTCGGTGCTCTTCAGCGCCGACGCGGCCTCCATAGCCCACATCAGGGAGGCGTCGAGCCGCGGTCTCGGTCCGATCGAGAAGGGAAATATTAACATAATTCAATCGTGA
- a CDS encoding YedE-related selenium metabolism membrane protein produces MKALLRKILYPDQTLPMVILGALFGLIAAVLALAGNPANTGICASCFLVNVAGALGLHSSLSSAYLRPEILAIVIGSFLVAFSTGEFRSRGSGAGILKFIGGAFLIFGCEVFIGCPIKMLLRIAGGGAVALSGLFGLTAGVFLAALFLRDGFSLFAEARRREVVGAALPLLAFLILIASSSGVYAFAAGVLGSSARHAPFALSLAFGLAAGVIGQRTRFCITGSFKNVFLGRIFHDVSAVLAFFGAVLFLNLVTGGFRPSFLFEPGAHTDVTWAFLAMGMVGFGSILIHGCPFRQLVLAGTGDTDAGWAVMGMLAGAALTVTLGISSTAAGVSVNGKLAVLAGWVFFLVMAVIGKRKT; encoded by the coding sequence GTGAAGGCTTTGCTGAGAAAAATTTTGTATCCCGACCAAACCCTCCCGATGGTAATCCTGGGAGCCCTGTTCGGCCTTATCGCCGCGGTGCTCGCACTCGCCGGGAATCCGGCCAATACCGGGATATGCGCATCCTGCTTTCTCGTAAACGTGGCAGGGGCCCTCGGCCTTCACTCCTCCCTTTCTTCTGCGTACCTGAGACCCGAGATACTGGCCATCGTCATCGGATCATTCCTGGTTGCCTTCTCAACGGGGGAATTCAGGTCCCGCGGGTCGGGGGCCGGGATCCTCAAGTTCATCGGGGGCGCCTTCCTTATATTCGGCTGTGAAGTCTTCATCGGCTGTCCCATAAAGATGCTCCTCCGGATCGCGGGAGGTGGTGCCGTCGCTCTTTCAGGGCTCTTTGGTCTCACAGCCGGGGTATTTCTCGCAGCGCTCTTTCTCCGGGACGGGTTTTCACTGTTTGCTGAGGCAAGGCGGCGGGAAGTTGTCGGTGCCGCTCTTCCTCTGCTGGCATTTCTCATCCTCATCGCCTCCTCCTCGGGCGTGTATGCTTTTGCGGCCGGAGTGCTCGGCTCATCGGCGCGTCACGCCCCCTTCGCGCTGTCTTTGGCCTTCGGCCTTGCTGCAGGGGTGATCGGACAGAGGACGCGGTTCTGCATAACGGGCAGCTTCAAAAATGTCTTCCTGGGAAGGATCTTCCACGACGTATCGGCAGTGCTGGCATTCTTCGGTGCTGTCCTTTTCCTCAACCTGGTGACGGGCGGTTTTCGGCCCTCATTTCTTTTCGAGCCGGGTGCGCACACCGACGTCACCTGGGCTTTTCTCGCGATGGGCATGGTAGGGTTCGGATCGATCCTGATACATGGCTGCCCCTTCCGGCAGCTCGTTCTCGCCGGGACGGGGGATACCGATGCCGGGTGGGCCGTCATGGGAATGCTGGCAGGTGCCGCCCTCACAGTGACCCTGGGCATCTCGAGCACGGCAGCCGGCGTGTCCGTGAACGGAAAACTGGCGGTTCTTGCCGGGTGGGTATTTTTCCTGGTAATGGCGGTGATCGGGAAGAGAAAAACATGA
- a CDS encoding PhnD/SsuA/transferrin family substrate-binding protein, translated as MSNRVPRGGLLIFIFLVILGGTLAVFFKTTVSPPKEPVRLAFQVCNSLEENRARFTPLARYIEKKLRRRVIVSHVNTFDFAEKAKAGEFDFIQSNGYIYVTIKETLGAALIAREVKTDTGKDTGGLIVVRANSPVRAIGDLRGKRFVFGPVLSPGGYLTPYYTMLKNGIDPETGLGGYYFIRGAFNHEKVVYSIYFGAYDAGAVKVGGLEAMEREGKVRADDFRVVAESPAVPNCTFYALSHVSPELAGEMKKVLLSLKKETAVAVDGEVLNVLQRDGISGYVESEDSEFDILRKMAKEVGMPPYEKY; from the coding sequence ATGAGTAATAGGGTTCCGCGGGGCGGATTGCTGATCTTTATTTTCCTCGTCATCCTGGGGGGGACCCTCGCCGTCTTCTTCAAGACGACGGTCTCTCCGCCGAAAGAGCCCGTGCGGCTGGCCTTTCAGGTCTGCAACAGCCTCGAGGAGAACAGGGCGAGGTTCACGCCGCTTGCCAGGTACATAGAGAAGAAGCTGCGGCGGAGGGTTATCGTTTCCCACGTGAACACCTTCGATTTCGCGGAGAAGGCAAAGGCGGGCGAGTTCGATTTCATCCAGTCGAACGGGTATATCTACGTCACCATAAAAGAGACGTTAGGAGCCGCCCTCATAGCGAGGGAAGTGAAGACAGATACCGGAAAGGACACGGGAGGGCTGATCGTGGTGAGGGCCAACAGCCCGGTCCGGGCGATCGGCGATCTCAGGGGGAAGCGATTCGTCTTCGGCCCGGTGCTTTCTCCCGGAGGGTACCTGACACCCTATTACACGATGCTCAAAAACGGCATCGACCCCGAGACGGGCCTCGGCGGGTACTATTTCATAAGGGGCGCCTTCAATCACGAAAAAGTGGTCTATTCCATCTACTTCGGGGCCTACGATGCCGGCGCGGTGAAGGTGGGCGGTTTAGAGGCCATGGAGCGCGAGGGCAAGGTACGGGCTGATGATTTCAGGGTGGTCGCCGAGTCTCCCGCTGTGCCCAATTGCACTTTCTATGCCCTGTCACACGTGAGCCCCGAACTTGCCGGCGAGATGAAAAAGGTCCTCCTTTCCCTGAAAAAAGAGACCGCCGTTGCAGTAGACGGGGAGGTTTTGAACGTATTACAGAGAGATGGCATTTCGGGGTACGTGGAATCGGAAGATTCGGAGTTCGATATATTGCGCAAAATGGCAAAAGAGGTGGGCATGCCTCCCTATGAAAAGTATTGA